In a single window of the Candidatus Zixiibacteriota bacterium genome:
- the lon gene encoding endopeptidase La has product MKMASDMIIKSRYRLPLLPDGQKVDCPLLRLRMAVLFPHNLFTVQVRRKESLQVIGDCQPGGQQFVASLSPHHNDDDPSPIHEMGTLATVRDCREAPGGSLLVTIEGLSRVGIEKVAGSDMYSRVAVRELELDSSDVKSHLGRMDAVISMVDEVSRLDPSYSAELVYLLKAIEDDPSLLADRVASFFHFPLEWKQELLEAVDLQLRYGLLLGYLDRVLTHAGALRSVKNERHSDGTQSPYIPWQPARALQPYADNDNGQAEEAFRVREVISRSSHLPPEVKARATIEVDRLSRLPSASAEYGVTKDYLDWILALPWGRLTPESYEIDDVEKIISTDYFGPTNIKEQILQRMSVRKLAGGIDKGPTLCLVGASGTGKASLAKAIARALGKEFIRISVGGISEVSEIKGTPRTFLGAQPGKIIRALKDAGSCDPVILIEDIDYFNLENKSSVNMALLEVVDTRYNARFIDAYLGVPFDLSKVLFICSVRAFEEIPEQFIPRFELMEIPGYIEREKIVITKKYIIPSLLKKHGLRKSEFKISEKTLACIIAGYTQEAGLLGFSQQIEKVCRRIALEKAQGKKKSWTVNDKNLESFLGSPVFIPEKAEKEPEIGTATGLAWTGAGGDLMFIEGLKMKGEGTIITTGSLGEVMKESIQAAHSYVRSKADVLGIDFSDFNEFDIHIHFPSGAIPKDGPSAGVTVCLVIASVMSERPIRNDIAMTGEVTLRGKVLPVGGIKEKISAAYRAGIFNVVMPIENKKDIKDIPREIQRKSKFTYISRVDELFSLCLMDFTPSTFTLEKIFAEEMEKAKKSSAKKPAKKKKGGTKAARSRKK; this is encoded by the coding sequence ATGAAAATGGCCTCAGATATGATAATCAAAAGCCGCTACCGGCTTCCTCTACTGCCGGACGGCCAAAAGGTGGACTGCCCGCTCTTACGACTGCGGATGGCCGTACTGTTCCCGCACAATTTGTTTACCGTTCAGGTCAGGCGCAAAGAGTCGTTGCAGGTGATAGGTGATTGCCAGCCGGGCGGTCAGCAGTTTGTTGCCTCACTTTCACCGCACCATAACGACGATGATCCGTCCCCGATCCACGAAATGGGCACGTTGGCCACCGTGCGTGACTGTCGCGAAGCGCCCGGCGGTTCGCTGTTGGTGACAATCGAAGGACTCAGCCGGGTCGGTATCGAAAAAGTGGCCGGTTCCGACATGTACTCGCGAGTCGCCGTCCGGGAACTCGAACTGGACTCCAGCGATGTAAAGAGTCACCTGGGCCGTATGGACGCCGTGATCTCGATGGTCGATGAAGTCAGCCGTCTCGATCCCAGCTACTCGGCGGAGTTGGTATATCTGCTTAAGGCCATCGAAGACGACCCTTCATTGTTGGCCGATCGCGTGGCGTCGTTTTTTCATTTCCCACTTGAATGGAAACAGGAGTTGCTGGAAGCGGTCGATCTGCAATTGCGCTATGGTCTTTTGTTGGGATACCTGGACCGCGTGTTGACCCACGCCGGTGCCTTGCGCAGCGTCAAGAACGAGCGGCACAGCGACGGGACTCAAAGCCCGTATATTCCCTGGCAGCCGGCCCGCGCTTTGCAACCCTATGCCGATAACGACAATGGTCAGGCCGAAGAAGCATTCCGAGTTCGCGAGGTAATCAGTCGTTCTTCGCACCTGCCTCCGGAGGTGAAAGCCCGGGCCACCATCGAAGTGGACAGGCTGTCGCGGCTGCCTTCGGCCTCGGCTGAATACGGCGTGACCAAAGACTATCTCGACTGGATCCTGGCCCTGCCCTGGGGGCGCCTTACTCCCGAGAGCTATGAAATCGATGATGTTGAAAAGATCATCTCCACCGACTACTTCGGTCCGACCAATATAAAAGAACAGATTCTGCAACGGATGTCGGTCCGCAAACTCGCGGGCGGTATCGACAAAGGTCCTACTCTCTGTCTGGTCGGGGCCTCCGGCACCGGCAAGGCATCGCTGGCCAAGGCCATCGCGCGGGCGCTGGGCAAAGAGTTTATTCGCATCTCGGTCGGCGGTATCTCTGAAGTCTCTGAGATCAAGGGAACACCCCGGACTTTTCTGGGTGCGCAACCGGGTAAAATCATCCGCGCTCTCAAGGATGCCGGATCGTGTGATCCCGTCATACTGATTGAAGACATCGATTACTTCAATCTCGAAAACAAGTCATCGGTTAACATGGCGCTGTTGGAGGTTGTGGATACGCGCTACAACGCCCGCTTTATCGACGCCTACCTCGGAGTGCCGTTTGATCTGAGCAAGGTTCTGTTCATCTGTTCGGTGCGGGCTTTTGAGGAGATACCTGAACAGTTCATACCACGTTTTGAACTGATGGAGATACCCGGCTACATCGAGCGGGAGAAAATCGTCATCACCAAGAAATACATCATCCCCTCGCTGTTGAAGAAGCACGGCCTGCGCAAATCCGAATTCAAAATCTCTGAAAAGACTCTGGCCTGTATCATTGCCGGATACACCCAGGAGGCCGGTCTGTTGGGGTTTTCGCAGCAGATAGAGAAAGTGTGCCGCAGGATAGCCCTTGAGAAGGCCCAGGGAAAAAAGAAGTCCTGGACGGTGAACGACAAAAACCTCGAATCGTTCCTGGGTTCGCCGGTGTTCATCCCCGAAAAAGCCGAAAAGGAACCGGAAATCGGTACCGCTACCGGTCTGGCCTGGACCGGCGCCGGGGGCGACTTGATGTTTATCGAGGGGCTTAAGATGAAAGGGGAAGGGACCATCATCACCACCGGTTCGCTTGGCGAGGTGATGAAGGAGTCTATCCAGGCGGCGCACTCGTATGTCCGTTCAAAAGCCGACGTTCTGGGCATCGACTTCTCCGATTTCAACGAGTTTGATATCCACATCCACTTTCCCTCGGGCGCAATCCCGAAGGACGGCCCGTCGGCCGGCGTGACCGTCTGCCTGGTGATAGCCTCGGTCATGTCGGAGCGCCCGATTCGAAATGACATCGCCATGACCGGTGAGGTGACACTACGCGGTAAGGTGCTGCCGGTAGGTGGAATCAAAGAGAAAATTTCAGCCGCTTACCGGGCCGGGATATTCAACGTCGTTATGCCGATTGAAAACAAGAAAGACATCAAAGATATCCCGCGAGAGATTCAACGCAAATCGAAGTTCACTTATATCAGCCGTGTCGATGAACTCTTCTCGCTATGCCTGATGGATTTCACGCCATCTACTTTTACCCTTGAAAAGATTTTCGCCGAAGAGATGGAAAAGGCCAAGAAGTCATCGGCCAAAAAACCGGCGAAAAAGAAAAAGGGTGGCACCAAAGCAGCTCGATCGCGGAAGAAGTAA
- a CDS encoding class I SAM-dependent methyltransferase, with protein MKQNSPDTDPFAIVRNGYDKIAECYLKDREKFENWNELEEFCSKLPPKARVLDVGCGTGTPVARYLIEQGFEVVGIDVSKEMLKVARWNVPEASFVQMNMTDIDFPPESFDGLISCYAIFHVPRERHAAIFRSFHTIIKTDGPLLVSVGSCAWEEVESYYGVKMFWSHFDPATTESLITDAGFSIVFGRNVDSGDETHYWILARK; from the coding sequence ATGAAACAGAATTCCCCCGATACCGATCCCTTCGCAATCGTCCGGAATGGATACGACAAGATCGCCGAGTGCTATCTCAAGGATAGAGAGAAATTCGAAAACTGGAACGAACTGGAGGAATTCTGTTCCAAGCTTCCGCCGAAGGCGAGAGTACTGGATGTTGGTTGCGGAACAGGTACGCCCGTTGCCAGATATCTGATAGAGCAAGGTTTCGAGGTGGTCGGGATCGATGTGTCGAAAGAGATGCTAAAGGTGGCGCGGTGGAACGTGCCGGAAGCTTCTTTCGTTCAGATGAACATGACGGATATCGACTTTCCACCGGAATCATTCGATGGTTTGATATCATGCTACGCTATCTTTCATGTTCCCAGAGAAAGACACGCCGCCATATTTCGATCTTTCCATACAATTATCAAAACCGATGGCCCCCTTCTGGTATCTGTCGGCAGTTGTGCATGGGAAGAAGTTGAGAGTTACTATGGTGTGAAAATGTTCTGGAGCCATTTCGATCCGGCGACCACCGAGTCGCTGATAACCGACGCAGGTTTTAGTATCGTGTTCGGCCGAAATGTCGACAGTGGTGACGAAACACACTATTGGATTCTGGCGCGCAAGTGA